The proteins below come from a single candidate division KSB1 bacterium genomic window:
- a CDS encoding carboxypeptidase-like regulatory domain-containing protein — translation MRRLAARHLIALFLPLQAFAACHVTGRILGAGGEPLPLAHAHLLPYRGTIRQPLQTIAAAKDGRFALTIPELGMYRLFFTGVGHDNASLPLLLESEKPELDFTVYLAPLSYKEQFEVVRIVGDWNAFKWEKADTMRRQQDGTYVFERETQADTVAYQLLDITTSARSVNGTASDWFRYDGRGDYISVLRTRAGKARIVFDPAKLRAPKAAARPSLEVRKGDGSLRHLWAIDTLVHKEQETFQLALTKYREQHLDTPGFSYDWSATVARLKKYLTPDQDPLVRRFAALRLAW, via the coding sequence ATGAGACGCCTTGCGGCACGTCATCTGATTGCCCTATTCTTGCCGCTCCAAGCGTTTGCTGCCTGCCACGTGACCGGGAGGATTCTCGGCGCCGGGGGCGAACCACTGCCCCTCGCCCACGCCCACCTGCTCCCATACAGGGGCACCATCCGCCAGCCCCTGCAGACCATCGCCGCCGCCAAGGACGGCCGCTTTGCTCTGACCATACCCGAACTGGGGATGTACCGCCTTTTTTTCACCGGTGTCGGCCACGACAATGCGTCCCTCCCCTTGCTTCTCGAATCCGAGAAGCCAGAGCTTGATTTCACTGTGTACCTTGCCCCTTTGTCGTACAAGGAACAGTTCGAGGTTGTGCGAATTGTCGGCGACTGGAACGCATTCAAGTGGGAGAAGGCCGATACCATGCGGCGCCAGCAGGACGGCACCTATGTTTTTGAGCGCGAGACACAGGCGGACACGGTGGCTTATCAGCTCTTGGACATAACCACCTCCGCGCGCAGCGTCAATGGCACCGCTTCGGATTGGTTCAGATACGACGGCAGGGGCGACTACATCTCGGTGCTACGCACCCGCGCGGGAAAAGCCCGTATCGTCTTCGACCCCGCGAAGCTGCGAGCTCCAAAGGCCGCGGCCCGACCCTCGCTTGAGGTTCGCAAGGGGGACGGCTCCCTCCGCCACCTCTGGGCCATCGATACCCTTGTGCACAAGGAACAGGAGACCTTCCAGCTGGCGCTCACGAAGTACCGCGAGCAGCACCTGGACACGCCGGGTTTTTCTTACGACTGGTCCGCTACGGTGGCGCGACTCAAAAAGTATCTCACTCCCGACCAAGATCCTTTGGTGCGACGATTCGCGGCTCTGCGCCTTGCCTGGC